In Persicimonas caeni, a single window of DNA contains:
- a CDS encoding MBL fold metallo-hydrolase, giving the protein MSEISFEAACGAAELTANAYLVQAHGVRLLLDAGARQNRAPAWLDALEAPDACWLSHAHWDHLGALGPLKARWPRLTCLATSQTRRLARHALALGGLDGDRASALASQLQSVPERQYFELSTYADNPAAQKFRAMVFEAGHIPGAGMLLVEVDVGQERPFRILYTSDFCGHDQPGVPGALFPRTGQAFPIDVMVMEGVLATRKEYDEVSYADEWARFQQWTANRTGGALVAVSTLGEAAQVVSGLVEAGERPVVHRMLEPVVGKLVDKQSVEFGDETHARRALGLGKVVVAPGEGLQRSTPAGRLADAAGAVAVLNRKPRRKAAAPSERFLLGNHAPRGQLVGAVNAVNPSKVILVHGHKSQLFSLKRAIEKSGYAGEVLIPKTGETVPLSS; this is encoded by the coding sequence ATGAGTGAAATCTCCTTTGAAGCCGCCTGCGGCGCGGCCGAATTGACCGCCAACGCCTACCTCGTGCAGGCCCACGGGGTTCGATTGTTGCTCGACGCCGGCGCGCGCCAAAACCGCGCGCCCGCCTGGCTCGATGCCCTGGAGGCGCCCGACGCCTGCTGGCTGAGCCACGCCCATTGGGATCACCTGGGCGCGCTCGGCCCGCTCAAGGCACGCTGGCCCCGGCTCACCTGCCTGGCGACCTCTCAAACGCGCCGGCTCGCCCGCCACGCGCTCGCGCTGGGCGGGTTGGACGGCGATCGAGCCTCCGCGTTGGCCTCGCAGCTACAATCGGTTCCAGAGCGCCAATATTTCGAGCTCTCCACCTATGCAGACAACCCCGCCGCCCAGAAGTTCCGCGCGATGGTCTTCGAAGCCGGCCACATCCCCGGCGCCGGGATGCTGCTCGTCGAGGTCGATGTCGGCCAGGAACGTCCCTTTCGAATCCTCTACACCTCCGACTTCTGCGGCCACGACCAACCCGGCGTGCCCGGCGCGCTCTTCCCGCGCACCGGCCAGGCCTTCCCCATCGACGTGATGGTCATGGAGGGCGTGCTCGCCACGCGCAAGGAGTACGACGAGGTGTCGTATGCCGACGAGTGGGCGCGCTTTCAGCAGTGGACAGCCAACCGCACGGGCGGAGCGTTGGTGGCCGTGTCGACCCTCGGCGAGGCTGCGCAGGTGGTCTCCGGCCTGGTCGAGGCGGGCGAGCGCCCGGTGGTGCATCGGATGCTCGAGCCGGTGGTGGGCAAGCTCGTCGACAAGCAATCCGTCGAGTTCGGCGACGAGACCCATGCCCGGCGCGCCCTCGGTCTGGGCAAGGTCGTCGTCGCCCCCGGCGAAGGGCTACAAAGGTCGACGCCCGCAGGAAGGCTGGCCGACGCGGCAGGCGCCGTTGCGGTGCTCAACCGTAAGCCTCGCCGCAAGGCGGCCGCGCCCAGCGAGCGTTTCCTGCTGGGCAACCACGCCCCACGCGGCCAACTCGTCGGTGCGGTCAACGCGGTGAATCCATCGAAGGTCATTCTCGTGCACGGGCACAAGTCGCAGCTCTTTTCGCTGAAGAGGGCGATCGAGAAGAGCGGGTATGCCGGTGAGGTGCTGATTCCGAAGACGGGGGAGACGGTACCATTGTCGAGCTGA